Proteins co-encoded in one Xanthomonas campestris pv. badrii genomic window:
- a CDS encoding VOC family protein has protein sequence MKRRIALTTLLVADYDAAIAWYAGALGFQVREDRALGDGKRWVVIGPGGADAAALLLAQPADAAQRARIGDQTGGRVDHFLYTDDFWRDHAAMQAFGVEFLETPREEPYGTVAVFRDLYGTKWDLLEPVQ, from the coding sequence ATGAAGCGCCGCATCGCCCTGACCACGCTGCTGGTCGCCGACTACGACGCGGCCATCGCCTGGTACGCCGGCGCGCTGGGCTTCCAGGTGCGGGAAGACCGTGCACTGGGCGACGGCAAGCGCTGGGTGGTGATCGGTCCGGGCGGCGCAGACGCCGCCGCCCTGCTGCTCGCGCAGCCGGCCGATGCGGCGCAGCGCGCACGCATCGGCGACCAGACCGGTGGACGGGTGGATCATTTCCTCTACACCGACGACTTCTGGCGCGACCACGCGGCGATGCAGGCGTTTGGCGTGGAATTTCTGGAAACCCCGCGCGAAGAACCGTACGGCACGGTCGCGGTGTTCCGCGACCTGTACGGCACCAAGTGGGATCTGCTGGAGCCTGTGCAATGA
- the rdgB gene encoding RdgB/HAM1 family non-canonical purine NTP pyrophosphatase has translation MKQLVLASGNAGKLEELRAMLAGLPLRIVAQGELGVDEVPETGLTFVENALIKARHASAVTGLPALADDSGLIVDALGGAPGLYSARYAGSPTNAHANNAKLLEAMREVPAERRSARFYAVIVLLRHPEDPQPLIAEGSWEGVITTAPRGDGGFGYNPVFLDPAHGLTAAEMDSDLKNRLSHRAVALATLQHKLHALAL, from the coding sequence ATGAAGCAACTGGTATTGGCCAGCGGCAACGCCGGCAAGCTGGAAGAACTGCGTGCCATGCTGGCCGGCCTGCCGCTGCGCATCGTGGCGCAGGGCGAGCTGGGCGTGGACGAGGTGCCGGAAACCGGCCTGACCTTCGTCGAGAACGCCTTGATCAAGGCCCGCCACGCCAGCGCGGTGACCGGCCTGCCGGCACTGGCCGACGACTCGGGCCTGATCGTCGATGCACTGGGCGGCGCACCCGGCCTGTACAGCGCGCGCTATGCCGGCAGTCCCACCAATGCACACGCCAACAATGCGAAATTGCTCGAGGCCATGCGCGAGGTGCCGGCCGAGCGCCGCAGCGCGCGTTTCTATGCGGTGATCGTGCTGCTGCGCCATCCGGAAGATCCGCAACCGCTGATCGCCGAAGGCAGCTGGGAAGGCGTGATCACCACCGCGCCGCGCGGCGACGGTGGGTTCGGCTACAACCCGGTGTTCCTGGACCCGGCGCACGGCCTGACCGCCGCAGAAATGGACAGCGATCTGAAGAACCGCCTGAGCCATCGCGCGGTGGCGCTGGCCACGCTGCAGCACAAGCTGCATGCGCTGGCGCTGTGA
- a CDS encoding YicC/YloC family endoribonuclease encodes MIRSMTAFASGERITPWGTLGCELRSVNHRFLEVGTRLPEELRALEPLLRERVAAKNSRGKLDLTLRLRAPEHAQSLAVNEALLQELGALATRLDGMFPKLQVGFTELLQLPGVLQVQDVDAPALQAQALALLDEVVDSFVGAREREGAKLAEAISERVDAIERIAAEVRSLIPVIREGQRSKLAARLADLPHPVDPGRAEQELVLWLQKLDVDEELDRLSSHIGEIRRVLKQREPVGRRLDFLLQEFNREANTLGSKSVDSRTSNAAVDLKVLIDQIREQVQNIE; translated from the coding sequence ATGATCCGAAGCATGACCGCATTCGCCAGTGGCGAACGCATCACGCCCTGGGGGACGCTGGGCTGCGAACTGCGCTCGGTCAACCACCGCTTTCTGGAGGTCGGCACCCGCTTGCCGGAGGAGTTGCGTGCGCTGGAGCCGTTGCTGCGCGAACGCGTGGCGGCGAAGAACAGCCGCGGCAAGCTGGACCTGACGCTGCGCCTGCGCGCGCCGGAGCATGCGCAGTCCCTGGCCGTGAACGAAGCGCTGCTGCAGGAACTGGGCGCACTGGCCACGCGCCTTGACGGCATGTTCCCCAAGCTGCAGGTCGGCTTCACCGAGCTGCTGCAGCTGCCCGGCGTGCTGCAGGTGCAGGACGTGGATGCACCGGCCCTGCAGGCGCAGGCGCTGGCGCTGCTGGACGAAGTGGTGGACAGCTTCGTGGGCGCACGCGAGCGTGAGGGTGCCAAGCTGGCCGAGGCGATCAGCGAACGGGTGGATGCGATCGAGCGCATCGCTGCCGAGGTGCGCAGCCTGATCCCGGTGATCCGCGAAGGCCAGCGCTCCAAGCTGGCCGCACGCCTGGCCGACCTGCCGCATCCGGTGGATCCGGGCCGTGCCGAGCAGGAGCTGGTGCTGTGGCTGCAGAAGCTCGATGTGGACGAGGAACTGGACCGGCTGTCCAGCCACATCGGCGAGATCCGCCGCGTGCTCAAGCAGCGCGAACCGGTGGGCCGCCGCCTGGATTTCCTGCTGCAGGAGTTCAACCGCGAAGCCAACACGCTGGGCTCCAAGTCGGTGGACAGCCGCACCTCCAACGCCGCAGTGGATCTGAAGGTGTTGATCGACCAAATCCGCGAGCAGGTGCAGAACATCGAGTAG
- the gmk gene encoding guanylate kinase, which translates to MRGTLYIVAAPSGAGKSSIVNATLARDPKIALSISFTSRAPRPGERHAEHYHFVSADEFQGMIEAGDFFEYALVHGDWKGTARQSVEPQLAAGHDVLLEIDWQGARQVRQKVPDAVSVFILPPSRQALDERMRKRGQDSEDVMAQRLAAAREEMLHFEEFDYVIINETFDTAVSEMCAIFTASRLRRQAQQQRHAQLIQALLD; encoded by the coding sequence ATGCGCGGCACTCTCTATATCGTTGCGGCCCCCTCGGGCGCCGGCAAGAGCAGCATCGTCAACGCCACCCTGGCACGCGACCCGAAGATCGCCTTGTCGATCTCGTTCACCTCGCGCGCGCCGCGGCCGGGCGAGCGGCATGCCGAGCACTACCATTTCGTCTCTGCCGACGAGTTCCAGGGCATGATCGAAGCGGGTGATTTCTTCGAGTACGCGCTGGTGCACGGCGACTGGAAGGGCACCGCGCGGCAGTCGGTGGAGCCGCAACTGGCCGCCGGCCACGACGTGCTGCTGGAGATCGATTGGCAGGGCGCGCGCCAGGTGCGCCAGAAGGTGCCCGATGCGGTGAGCGTGTTCATCCTGCCGCCATCGCGCCAGGCGCTGGACGAGCGCATGCGCAAACGCGGTCAGGACAGCGAGGACGTGATGGCGCAGCGCCTGGCCGCCGCGCGCGAAGAGATGCTGCATTTCGAAGAGTTCGACTACGTCATCATCAACGAAACCTTCGACACCGCGGTGTCGGAGATGTGCGCCATCTTCACCGCCAGCCGCTTGCGTCGGCAGGCCCAGCAGCAGCGGCACGCGCAGCTGATCCAGGCCTTGCTGGACTGA
- the hemW gene encoding radical SAM family heme chaperone HemW, with the protein MPELIPPPLSLYVHLPWCVRKCPYCDFNSHAAKGALPFEDYVDALIRDLDADLPLVWGRVVHSVFFGGGTPSLFPPAAIDRFLQAAAARLRFAPNLEITLETNPGTAEHGRFEHYRAAGVNRLSFGVQSFDDVALQRLGRIHDSGEAERAIKLAQDAGYDNVNIDLMYALPEQTLAQAEHDLERAFALQPTHLSHYQLTLEPNTVFFARPPTGIPDDDAAWDIQEHCQALLAEAGYAQYEVSAYAKPGRQCAHNLNYWRFGDYLGIGAGAHGKISSGAQQQVLRRWKHKHPQSYLASAGTAASIGGDDIVPRERLPFEYMLNLLRLHEGLRLGDFEACTGLPASAIAAPLARAQAQGWLVEHDGRMLPTELGRRFTNDVVELFLD; encoded by the coding sequence ATGCCTGAGCTGATTCCCCCGCCGCTCTCGCTCTATGTGCACCTGCCCTGGTGCGTGCGCAAATGCCCGTACTGCGATTTCAATTCGCATGCGGCCAAGGGTGCGTTGCCGTTCGAAGACTACGTGGATGCGCTGATCCGCGATCTGGACGCGGATCTGCCGCTGGTCTGGGGCCGGGTGGTGCATTCGGTGTTCTTCGGCGGCGGCACGCCCAGCCTGTTTCCGCCCGCGGCGATCGACCGTTTTCTGCAGGCCGCCGCGGCGCGGCTGCGGTTTGCGCCGAATCTGGAAATCACCCTGGAAACCAACCCGGGCACCGCCGAACATGGCCGCTTCGAGCACTACCGCGCGGCGGGCGTGAACCGGCTGAGCTTCGGCGTGCAGAGCTTCGACGATGTGGCGCTGCAACGGCTGGGGCGCATCCACGACAGCGGCGAGGCCGAACGTGCGATCAAGCTGGCGCAGGATGCCGGCTACGACAATGTCAATATCGATCTGATGTACGCCCTGCCAGAGCAGACCCTGGCCCAGGCTGAGCACGACCTGGAGCGCGCCTTCGCGCTGCAGCCCACGCATCTGTCGCACTACCAGCTCACGCTGGAGCCGAACACGGTGTTCTTCGCGCGGCCGCCCACCGGCATTCCCGACGACGATGCGGCCTGGGATATCCAGGAACATTGCCAAGCGTTGCTGGCCGAGGCCGGATATGCGCAGTACGAAGTCAGCGCCTACGCCAAACCGGGCAGGCAGTGCGCGCACAACCTCAATTACTGGCGCTTTGGCGATTACCTGGGCATCGGCGCCGGGGCGCACGGCAAGATCAGCTCCGGTGCACAGCAGCAGGTGCTGCGGCGCTGGAAACACAAGCATCCGCAAAGCTATCTGGCCAGTGCCGGTACGGCGGCGTCGATCGGCGGCGACGACATCGTGCCGCGCGAACGGCTGCCGTTCGAATACATGCTCAACCTGCTGCGGCTGCACGAAGGCTTGCGGCTGGGCGACTTCGAAGCCTGCACCGGGCTGCCGGCCTCGGCGATTGCCGCACCGCTGGCGCGCGCGCAGGCGCAGGGTTGGCTGGTCGAGCACGACGGACGCATGCTGCCCACCGAACTGGGCCGCCGTTTCACCAACGACGTGGTCGAGCTGTTCCTGGACTGA
- a CDS encoding DUF1631 domain-containing protein, with protein MSTPASSLQPTLSGPIAEAPVSARGRRLLGMLHAHCVQALGGPLRLTIVELERELLHQAEHARNSQIQADTYAQTRGLRDHIERFPQRFLQELAQDLSSLHTRPALMPPPDASAHPQMLTLVEDTEIDRDIVLSEIARRETYRRADALQLLAQRLAVIGAVPEFELEALPLGPYALCRILRECGHALGLNLDGQLTLYKVFERQVMDRLGDLFERANSALEHEGILPGLIYHPYLVKPTQVQTRRTAPAAAAVPKEATARSNAHRAGRPATGWSGAAAPTAWQSALLDPQGAAAAPPAAATNGAAAGSPALADAAQALGGLLSSARQAQLAGNAPQGAAPGSLLQAAAAQPAAPPAAAASVAVPKAALGQALASLQGALRAQANPASPASGIAAVQRQVLEMLRAQHGPTAALSPQDTDTFDLLGLLYAQMQREVRAHTPAQALLAKLQVPVVRAALTDTHFFVRDQHPVRELLNTVAESGAVWLGDEDIDPQLLHKLGSAVDRIVDTYQGDEAVFAAANDDIQAHLRALSRKAEVAERRHVDAARGKERLQSAKQQAQARIEEVCERSAPPRFVQSLLRQAWSDVLTLTLLRQGEQSPEWDERQALTAGIAEVTCRSKGEPIDTALATDVESALLQVGYHHDEAAAIARRLSTPGGEDELTSRTELTAKLKARARLGDQGEGAARKPATAPRTPAEEECYTQLRSLPFGTWFEFTINQQGDLRRQRLSWYSPMTDHALFVNQRGQKVGDHSLDGLARLMAGGQARLLVEEKSRLIDRAWHATVRTLRSLAGHSPTETSP; from the coding sequence ATGTCCACGCCCGCCTCTTCCCTGCAGCCCACGCTCAGCGGCCCGATCGCCGAAGCGCCCGTGTCCGCGCGCGGCCGGCGCCTGCTCGGCATGTTGCATGCGCACTGCGTGCAGGCGCTTGGCGGACCGTTACGGCTGACCATCGTCGAGCTGGAGCGCGAGCTGCTGCACCAGGCCGAACATGCGCGCAATAGTCAGATCCAGGCCGACACCTATGCGCAGACACGCGGGCTGCGCGATCACATCGAGCGCTTTCCCCAGCGCTTCCTGCAGGAACTGGCGCAGGACCTGTCCAGCCTGCACACACGCCCTGCGTTGATGCCGCCGCCGGATGCGTCGGCGCATCCGCAGATGCTCACGCTGGTGGAAGACACCGAGATCGACCGCGACATCGTGCTCAGCGAGATCGCCCGGCGCGAAACCTACCGGCGCGCCGATGCACTGCAATTGCTCGCGCAGCGGCTGGCGGTGATCGGCGCGGTGCCCGAGTTCGAATTGGAAGCCCTGCCACTCGGGCCGTACGCGCTGTGCCGGATCCTGCGCGAATGCGGCCACGCGCTCGGGCTCAACCTGGATGGGCAGCTGACCCTGTACAAGGTGTTCGAGCGCCAGGTCATGGACCGGCTGGGCGATCTGTTCGAGCGCGCCAACAGCGCCCTGGAACACGAGGGCATCCTGCCGGGGCTGATCTATCACCCGTATCTGGTCAAACCCACCCAGGTCCAGACCCGGCGCACGGCCCCGGCTGCTGCAGCCGTGCCCAAGGAGGCTACCGCGCGCAGCAACGCACACCGTGCAGGGCGGCCGGCCACCGGCTGGAGTGGCGCAGCCGCACCGACCGCCTGGCAGAGCGCCCTGCTCGATCCGCAGGGCGCAGCCGCTGCACCACCGGCTGCCGCCACCAATGGCGCAGCGGCCGGCTCACCGGCACTGGCCGATGCCGCGCAGGCGCTCGGTGGCCTGCTGTCCTCGGCACGCCAGGCACAGCTCGCCGGCAACGCACCCCAGGGCGCCGCACCCGGCAGCCTGCTGCAGGCCGCCGCGGCACAGCCTGCCGCACCGCCCGCTGCGGCGGCCTCGGTTGCCGTGCCCAAGGCCGCGCTCGGCCAGGCACTGGCCAGCCTGCAAGGCGCCTTGCGTGCGCAGGCAAACCCGGCTTCGCCAGCCAGCGGGATCGCTGCGGTCCAGCGTCAGGTGCTGGAGATGCTGCGTGCCCAACATGGGCCTACCGCGGCGCTGTCGCCGCAGGACACCGACACCTTCGACCTGCTCGGCCTGCTGTATGCGCAGATGCAGCGCGAGGTGCGCGCACACACCCCGGCGCAGGCGCTGCTGGCCAAATTGCAGGTGCCGGTGGTGCGCGCCGCGCTGACCGACACGCATTTTTTCGTGCGCGACCAACACCCGGTGCGCGAGTTGCTCAACACCGTGGCCGAGTCCGGCGCGGTGTGGCTGGGCGACGAGGACATCGACCCGCAGCTGCTGCACAAGCTGGGCAGCGCGGTCGACCGCATCGTCGACACCTACCAGGGCGACGAAGCGGTGTTTGCCGCCGCCAACGACGACATCCAGGCGCATCTGCGCGCGCTCAGCCGCAAGGCCGAGGTTGCCGAACGCCGGCATGTGGATGCCGCCCGCGGCAAGGAGCGGCTGCAATCGGCCAAGCAGCAAGCCCAGGCACGCATCGAGGAGGTGTGCGAACGCAGCGCACCGCCCCGGTTCGTGCAGTCGCTGCTGCGCCAGGCCTGGTCCGACGTGCTCACCCTCACCCTGCTGCGCCAGGGCGAGCAGTCGCCCGAATGGGACGAACGCCAGGCCTTGACCGCGGGTATCGCCGAGGTCACCTGCCGCAGCAAGGGCGAGCCCATCGACACCGCGCTCGCCACCGACGTGGAAAGCGCGCTGCTGCAGGTCGGCTACCACCACGACGAAGCGGCGGCGATCGCGCGCCGCCTGTCCACACCCGGCGGCGAGGACGAACTCACTTCGCGCACCGAGCTCACCGCCAAGCTCAAGGCGCGTGCACGGCTGGGCGACCAGGGCGAGGGCGCAGCGCGCAAGCCGGCAACGGCGCCGCGCACGCCGGCGGAAGAGGAGTGCTACACGCAGCTGCGCAGCCTGCCGTTCGGCACCTGGTTCGAATTCACCATCAACCAGCAGGGCGACCTGCGCCGGCAGCGGCTGTCCTGGTACAGCCCGATGACCGACCACGCGCTGTTCGTCAATCAACGCGGGCAGAAGGTGGGCGACCACTCGCTCGACGGCCTGGCACGGCTGATGGCCGGTGGCCAGGCGCGGCTGCTGGTGGAAGAAAAATCGCGGTTGATCGATCGCGCCTGGCACGCCACCGTGCGCACGCTGCGCAGCCTGGCCGGCCATTCCCCCACCGAGACATCGCCATGA
- the rph gene encoding ribonuclease PH, translating to MTFSRPSGRMADQLRPVRIERAFTRHAEGSVLVSFGDTRVLCTASVENRVPNFLRGKGEGWVTAEYGMLPRSTHTRSDREAARGKQGGRTLEIQRLIGRALRACVDRNALGERTITLDCDVLQADGGTRTAAITGAYVALADAVNLLIKRGDIKKHPLIGAVAAVSVGIYRGEPVLDLDYPEDSDCDTDMNVVMNDGGGFIELQGTAEGHAFRREELDALLTLAEKGMGELFALQRAALAG from the coding sequence ATGACCTTTTCCCGTCCCAGCGGCCGCATGGCCGATCAGCTGCGCCCGGTGCGCATCGAACGCGCCTTCACCCGCCATGCCGAAGGCTCGGTGCTGGTGAGCTTCGGCGACACCCGCGTGCTGTGCACCGCCAGCGTGGAAAACCGCGTGCCGAACTTCCTGCGCGGCAAGGGCGAAGGCTGGGTCACCGCCGAATACGGCATGCTGCCGCGCTCCACCCACACCCGCTCCGACCGCGAAGCCGCGCGCGGCAAGCAGGGCGGGCGCACGCTGGAAATCCAGCGCCTGATCGGCCGCGCATTGCGCGCCTGCGTGGATCGCAATGCCCTGGGCGAGCGCACCATCACCCTGGACTGCGACGTGTTGCAGGCCGATGGCGGCACCCGCACCGCGGCCATCACCGGTGCCTACGTGGCGCTGGCCGATGCGGTGAACCTGCTGATCAAGCGAGGCGACATCAAGAAGCACCCGCTGATCGGCGCGGTGGCGGCGGTGTCGGTGGGCATCTACCGCGGCGAGCCGGTGTTGGACCTGGATTACCCGGAAGACAGCGACTGCGACACCGACATGAACGTGGTGATGAATGACGGCGGCGGCTTCATCGAGCTGCAGGGCACCGCCGAAGGCCATGCCTTCCGCCGCGAAGAACTCGATGCGCTGCTGACGCTGGCCGAAAAAGGCATGGGCGAACTGTTCGCGCTGCAACGCGCCGCGCTGGCCGGATGA
- a CDS encoding NEL-type E3 ubiquitin ligase domain-containing protein, whose protein sequence is MAWADSMRALQIYEDLQMAGAYESSPRALGERIDHWLTDAGQPCLENPHAFDTEFNAGQFSELLNKRYEATANQSEIEKGEVLQLGAEVINAVAADPELRELVFAMAESALGTCHDNVSTGFSAIVNTVRNHQLSLAVKQGRIDAAGLQAWAGQQFRLYALESEVHRFIHQSIEACKTELEGYASDPNEVQRQACLTAMQLGFSTLAQNWPQLAPFDSRIGELMARIDQSGHSDAMFAQEVWQVCSDIVARYQSGQIEPMPSDPVSQNLVQWMQYIAQNSQNYHRLPPVSEEQALRRAELANKLKMLTDEPVETMMHAKVMLREELDLPNVPSSMIFNIVSVLTKDDIATLASSVRARERDKDTFDDFLLANETWRTGIKQLYADEYDALMKSFENDPFWDAETGPGDDAHVAQMIRYNELAADYQNRKNAAENAWLREKVRSDVPG, encoded by the coding sequence GTGGCCTGGGCAGATTCAATGCGCGCATTGCAGATCTACGAGGATTTGCAAATGGCGGGCGCATACGAATCGTCGCCGCGCGCTCTCGGGGAGCGAATCGATCATTGGCTGACAGATGCCGGCCAGCCGTGCCTGGAAAATCCGCATGCGTTCGATACTGAGTTTAACGCGGGCCAGTTTTCCGAACTTCTCAATAAGCGCTATGAAGCAACAGCGAACCAGTCGGAAATTGAGAAGGGTGAGGTGCTGCAGCTGGGAGCGGAAGTGATCAACGCCGTCGCCGCAGATCCTGAATTGCGCGAGCTGGTCTTTGCGATGGCTGAGAGTGCGCTTGGGACATGCCATGACAACGTTTCAACCGGATTTTCGGCCATTGTCAATACTGTTCGTAATCACCAGTTGTCGCTAGCCGTGAAGCAAGGAAGGATCGATGCTGCCGGGTTGCAGGCTTGGGCGGGGCAGCAGTTCCGCCTGTATGCGCTTGAGTCGGAAGTGCATCGTTTCATCCACCAGTCCATTGAAGCCTGTAAGACAGAGCTTGAAGGGTATGCATCGGATCCGAATGAAGTTCAACGACAGGCCTGCTTGACGGCTATGCAACTCGGCTTTTCAACCCTGGCGCAGAATTGGCCGCAACTGGCTCCATTTGATTCGAGGATCGGCGAGCTGATGGCCAGGATTGATCAATCAGGACATTCAGACGCGATGTTTGCGCAGGAAGTTTGGCAGGTGTGTTCCGACATTGTTGCGAGGTACCAGTCAGGGCAAATTGAACCCATGCCGAGTGACCCCGTGTCGCAAAATCTTGTTCAGTGGATGCAATATATCGCTCAGAATTCGCAAAATTATCATCGGCTACCACCAGTAAGTGAAGAGCAAGCACTCAGGAGAGCGGAGCTTGCGAATAAGTTGAAGATGCTTACAGATGAACCGGTAGAAACGATGATGCATGCCAAGGTGATGTTGCGTGAGGAGCTTGATCTGCCGAACGTGCCCTCATCAATGATATTCAATATCGTCAGTGTGTTGACCAAAGACGATATTGCAACGCTGGCAAGCTCCGTTCGCGCGCGTGAACGAGATAAGGATACATTCGACGACTTTCTGTTGGCTAACGAGACGTGGAGAACAGGGATCAAGCAGCTGTATGCCGATGAATACGATGCATTGATGAAGTCGTTCGAAAATGATCCATTTTGGGACGCGGAAACAGGGCCCGGCGATGATGCGCATGTGGCTCAGATGATAAGGTATAACGAACTTGCTGCAGATTATCAGAATCGCAAGAATGCCGCCGAAAACGCCTGGCTTCGGGAAAAAGTCCGTTCAGATGTACCTGGTTAG
- a CDS encoding PilZ domain-containing protein, giving the protein MIQDTRRAPRRQPSDLVPVIDMLSEAQIGRVGNVSETGMLLLASVPLHDDALYQLRFSLPERIGRATEIDVGVHLLWSDAAHAPGQAWAGFRFLSMSEPHRLRLRAWIAEEHMAG; this is encoded by the coding sequence ATGATCCAGGACACCCGCCGCGCGCCGCGCCGCCAGCCCAGCGACCTGGTGCCGGTCATCGACATGCTCAGCGAGGCGCAGATCGGCCGCGTCGGCAACGTGTCCGAAACCGGCATGCTGCTGCTGGCTTCGGTTCCGCTGCACGACGATGCGCTGTACCAACTGCGCTTCAGCCTGCCCGAACGCATCGGCCGCGCCACCGAGATCGATGTCGGCGTGCACCTGCTGTGGTCGGACGCGGCGCACGCGCCCGGCCAGGCCTGGGCCGGCTTTCGGTTCCTGAGCATGTCCGAGCCGCATCGCCTGCGCCTGCGCGCCTGGATCGCCGAAGAGCACATGGCCGGCTGA